The Effusibacillus lacus sequence TCGACGACCCTGCCGTCTTGTCGGAATTGGCGCAAAGGCGATTGAAGAATAAAAAGGGCGAACTGGAACGTGCCTTGCAGGGATTGATCGGTCCCCACCAAAAACTCATGCTCTCAACGCAGTTGCAGCACATTGACTTCCTGGATCAGCAAATCGCCAAATTGGACGAAGAAATCAAGGCGCGGATGCTCCCTTTTGAGGAAGACCTGGAGCTTTTGGATACGATTCCCGGTGTTGGCAGGCGAACAGCTGAACAAATCCTCGCTGAAATCGGAACGGATATGAACCGGTTCCCCACCGCTGCCCATCTTTGTTCTTGGGCGGGAATGGCTCCAGGTAACAACGAGAGTGCCGGAAAGCGAAGGTCCGGTCGTACACGGAAGGGAAACAAAAAGCTACGAAGTGCACTGGTGGAAGCCGCACGTGCCGCTGCTCGAACCAAGAACACGTATCTCTCTGCCCAGTACAATCGCCTTGCGGCTCGAAGAGGAGCCAATCGTGCCGCTGTTGCTGTCGGCCACACCATTCTGACGATTACGTATTACATCCTGGTGAGAAAACAGAGCTATATCGAATTGGGTGCAGACTATTACGAACAGCGTAAGAAAGACGCTGTCATCAAACAATCCATTAAACGATTAGAGTCTCTCGGTTACAAAGTCAAGATTGAAGAGATCGCTTAATAAATCAGTCTTAATATAGAGATCCATAGATGGGCCTAGGTCCGTTAAAGAAGGGATACCGCTAGGCTTAGTTTCACATTGCCAAAAAGATGGTTAGAGCAGGGGCTTATTTTCAGGATAGACTAGAAAATAAAGTGTTAGACTGAAAAATAAAGTATTAGACTTTGGATGAATTTGGTTATAATAAAGTTAGGTGCCAAGATTTTCTGGATTGGCGTAATGACTTTAACCAAAGGGTCCAAAGATCGAGGCTGCCTGTTATGGGTAGCCTCTTTTGTTTTACGAGGCAAAACTTCAAACAACTAAAGGTACAGGTGTCTTATGGCAAAGAGAAAACGGGAGTCAACATGGCAACAAATTGAAAGAAGGATTAAAGAAGGGCGTGGCGAGGGTGTAGGTAGAGACTATAAACCTTGGCTGTATATTCAAGATGTGCCTTCAACTGGTCGCGCATCCCGGATTTTCGGATGGACTTGCGGCAGAATCCACCACCTTATGTCTGACTTGGAGCGTGATTATTTCTACATTCTCGAGTGGGCTGAAGATGTATCGGATATCCGTGAGCAATTTCCCTTACTTCCGCTTGAAGAAACATTATCCATTGCAGATGAACTCGGCATTAGACATCCAATGGATCCAAAAACAAATGAACCGGTTGTACTAACGACTGACTTCCTTATTACATTCCGAAACAGGAATGTGGCTCGTACGATAAAGCCGCATGAAGAGTTGGAGAAGGACCGAACGCTTGAAAAATTCGAAATTGAGCGCCGATATTGGCAAAAAAGGAATATCGAATGGGGAATCGTGACGGATTTGGACATTCCGGAAAACATTGTGAGAAATATTGAGTGGTTCCACAAGGAATATCAAAACGACGATGTTTCACATCTAGGCGTATTTACCGTTTCGAGTATAGAACGAATCGTGCATGAACAGCTGGAAAATGGTACGACGTTAGCGAAAGCAACATCGTTCTGCGATGAAAAATTGGGGTTGGAGGCGGGAACCGCACTGGCAATGATAAAACATTTCCTTGCGATCAAAAGATGGCGTGTGGATATGAGCGTTCGAATTAATCCCGGCAAACCGTTATCAAATATTACGATTGTCAATTCAACAGGGATGGACTTTGCTTTAGGAGGTTAAGCAATGCTCGATTGGATTACCGAAAATACCGTTGTTGAGTGGAAACATAGTGAAACGGATGAAGAAGGATATATTGAACGCATTCTTTGGGTTGATCCTCGCAGAGACATTGTTGTTACGATTGCGATGAATGACGACAAAGCGATGCCGTTGGTACGAACCTTTGACGAATATACAAGCAACTTGATTGATCGGAAA is a genomic window containing:
- a CDS encoding IS110 family transposase; protein product: MDVVYERCCGLDVHKKSITACIMTPDGKEIQTFGTMTEDLLSLVDWIKSKGCTHVAMESTGVYWKPIYNLLELEEIQTLVVNAQHIKAVPGRKTDVKDAEWIANLLRHGLLQGSYIPDRKQRELRELIRYRRSLIDERAREVNRIQKVLEGANIKLSSVATNVLGKSGRAMMEAMIQGVDDPAVLSELAQRRLKNKKGELERALQGLIGPHQKLMLSTQLQHIDFLDQQIAKLDEEIKARMLPFEEDLELLDTIPGVGRRTAEQILAEIGTDMNRFPTAAHLCSWAGMAPGNNESAGKRRSGRTRKGNKKLRSALVEAARAAARTKNTYLSAQYNRLAARRGANRAAVAVGHTILTITYYILVRKQSYIELGADYYEQRKKDAVIKQSIKRLESLGYKVKIEEIA
- a CDS encoding TnsA endonuclease N-terminal domain-containing protein, translating into MAKRKRESTWQQIERRIKEGRGEGVGRDYKPWLYIQDVPSTGRASRIFGWTCGRIHHLMSDLERDYFYILEWAEDVSDIREQFPLLPLEETLSIADELGIRHPMDPKTNEPVVLTTDFLITFRNRNVARTIKPHEELEKDRTLEKFEIERRYWQKRNIEWGIVTDLDIPENIVRNIEWFHKEYQNDDVSHLGVFTVSSIERIVHEQLENGTTLAKATSFCDEKLGLEAGTALAMIKHFLAIKRWRVDMSVRINPGKPLSNITIVNSTGMDFALGG